A portion of the Glycine max cultivar Williams 82 chromosome 10, Glycine_max_v4.0, whole genome shotgun sequence genome contains these proteins:
- the LOC100802378 gene encoding cytokinin riboside 5'-monophosphate phosphoribohydrolase LOG1, whose translation METHAEIRVSKFKRVCVFCGSSPGKKRSYQDAAIELAFLFLSFFSQGFWEKGGGSRNQSQLCACVGFFLSIDTICNVIVSCRVIPKTLMPRELTGETVGEVKAVADMHQRKAEMAKHSDAFIALPGGYGTLEELLEVITWAQLGIHDKPVGLVNVDGYFNSLLSFIDKAVEEGFISPNARHIIVSAPTSKELVKKLEDYVPCHESVASKLSWQIEQQLTYPEEYDISR comes from the exons ATGGAGACACACGCTGAGATAAGGGTGTCAAAGTTCAAGAGGGTTTGTGTCTTCTGTGGTAGTAGCCCTGGCAAAAAGAGAAGCTACCAAGATGCTGCCATTGAACTTG cttttctctttctctcttttttctcccAAGGATTTTGGGAGAAAGGAGGAGGGTCAAGAAATCAGAGCCAATTGTGTGCTTGTGTTGGTTTCTTTCTCTCCATTGACACTATTTGCAATGTTATTGTCTCTTGCAGAGTTATTCCCAAGACACTCATGCCTCGAGAG CTAACTGGTGAAACAGTGGGAGAAGTAAAAGCTGTAGCTGATATGCACCAAAGGAAGGCAGAGATGGCTAAGCATTCAGATGCCTTTATTGCCTTACCAG GTGGTTATGGGACTCTAGAGGAGCTTCTTGAAGTCATAACCTGGGCTCAACTTGGGATCCATGACAAACCG GTGGGATTGGTAAATGTTGATGGATACTTCAATTCATTGCTATCATTTATTGACAAAGCTGTAGAGGAGGGATTTATTAGTCCTAATGCCCGCCACATTATTGTGTCAGCACCAACATCAAAAGAGTTAGTAAAGAAATTGGAG GATTACGTTCCGTGTCATGAAAGTGTTGCTTCTAAGTTGAGCTGGCAGATAGAACAACAACTCACTTACCCTGAAGAGTATGACATCTCGAGGTAG